A section of the Phaseolus vulgaris cultivar G19833 chromosome 8, P. vulgaris v2.0, whole genome shotgun sequence genome encodes:
- the LOC137826059 gene encoding 1-aminocyclopropane-1-carboxylate oxidase-like has translation MENFPVINLANLNGEEKKATLEQIEDACKNWGFFELVNHGISQELLDRVERLTKEHYRKCMEKRFNEAVRSKGLECVQDELKDMDWESTFFLRHLPTSNISEIPDLTQEYRDAMKEFAEKLEKLAEELLEVLCENLGLEKGYLKKAFYGSRGPNFGTKVANYPACPKPEMVKGLRAHTDAGGIILLLQDDKVSGLQLLKDGQWVDVPPMRHSIVVNLGDQIEVISNGKYKSVEHRVNARSDGTRMSVASFYNPGSDALIYPAPPLLERDPLYPTFVFEDYMKLYATVKFQPKEPRFQAIKALNSF, from the exons ATGGAGAACTTCCCCGTGATCAACTTGGCGAATCTCAATGGTGAGGAGAAGAAGGCTACCCTAGAGCAGATTGAAGATGCTTGCAAAAACTGGGGATTTTTTGAG TTGGTGAATCACGGAATATCCCAGGAACTTCTGGACAGGGTGGAAAGGCTAACAAAAGAGCATTATAGGAAATGCATGGAGAAGAGGTTCAACGAGGCAGTGAGAAGTAAGGGGTTAGAGTGTGTCCAAGATGAACTCAAGGACATGGACTGGGAGAGCACCTTCTTCTTGCGCCATCTCCCAACTTCCAACATCTCTGAAATTCCTGATCTCACCCAAGAGTACAG GGATGCAATGAAGGAGTTTGCAGAGAAACTGGAGAAACTAGCAGAGGAGTTGCTAGAGGTGCTGTGTGAAAATCTTGGATTGGAGAAGGGGTACTTGAAGAAGGCGTTTTATGGATCGAGAGGTCCTAATTTTGGGACAAAGGTGGCAAACTACCCTGCTTGCCCAAAGCCAGAAATGGTGAAGGGTCTTCGTGCCCATACAGATGCGGGTGGGATAATCCTTCTCTTGCAAGACGACAAGGTCAGTGGGCTTCAGCTTCTGAAAGATGGCCAATGGGTGGATGTTCCTCCGATGCGACATTCCATTGTTGTTAACCTTGGTGACCAAATTGAG GTAATAAGTAATGGGAAATACAAGAGTGTGGAGCATCGTGTGAATGCTCGAAGTGATGGGACGAGAATGTCGGTGGCCTCATTCTACAACCCTGGCAGTGATGCTCTTATCTACCCTGCACCACCATTGTTGGAGAGAGACCCTTTGTACCCAACATTTGTATTTGAGGATTACATGAAGCTCTATGCTACGGTCAAATTCCAACCAAAGGAACCAAGATTTCAAGCCATCAAGGCTCTCAACTCTTTTTAG
- the LOC137826060 gene encoding uncharacterized protein yields MDPGNFEEELSYNSSDEVSDQLAEYTLEGKWQKVVKMYNKVPACHTAMINGSVGTALHVAVDLDEEDVVYDLVNAVIGHRHEVKIKALEMVNDRGDTPLHVAASRGFAKICRWIIGTKNERIYLVSRKNKHGETPLFGAAINWKKQAFAYLSKVSGHSAPLQDLVRHNGDTILHCAIRREYFDLAVIIVHYYDFLSTHKNKEGFTPLKLLATRPSAFKSATKLSWWKRILYHCILVEPLDPVKQMNANLGKILDNPKSDKVDYPKNYATLYDFFARSFSVIALFGKMPSTKNQHDSENPSFKKCTIELGTPRVGLFPPNYETSQQFIRSAYVHTLGLSGVELKEIRKTKKRHVWSRQLLKALLKRPYASFTGSGGVPTDMKVETDMYNVYSQYKQGETSELGWLEGENKTDVDDKKTVERSQTMKKESDQLAEEEKIDKKETAFLVAARNGIVEMVNEMLYRIPSVIHNTNSKKENVLLVAVLNRQPLVVQCLKTKMQSKPEVWNNLILTVDEDESTMLHLAAYAPGGDKPWQIAGSALQMVWDIKWFQYIKGLVPQHFSFRSDKKGKTAGDIFEETHKELIEESGEWLKDTSESCSVVAALVAGVSFTAANSIPGGTDDQGRPNLEGKPAFDVFAIASLVGLCFSVTGLIMFLTILTSRKQAKDFRRDLPLKLLLGLSSLFVSIAAMIVSFCTGHFFLLSHGYKTVLYPIYAATFFPVTFYAVAQFPLYFDLLTAILTTVPQSSDKGDKL; encoded by the exons ATGGATCCTGGAAATTTTGAGGAGGAGTTGTCTTACAATTCATCAGATGAAGTGAGTGATCAGCTGGCGGAGTACACATTGGAAGGGAAATGGCAGAAGGTTGTGAAGATGTACAACAAAGTCCCAGCATGTCACACGGCAATGATTAACGGTTCCGTGGGCACTGCATTGCACGTGGCCGTGGATTTGGACGAAGAAGATGTGGTTTATGACCTTGTGAATGCAGTTATCGGACACAGACATGAAGTGAAGATCAAGGCACTGGAAATGGTGAACGATCGAGGGGATACTCCTCTGCATGTTGCGGCTTCGAGGGGTTTCGCAAAGATATGTAGGTGGATCATAGGAACGAAGAACGAGAGGATTTACTTGGTGAGTCGAAAGAACAAACATGGAGAGACACCTCTCTTTGGAGCTGCCATCAACTGGAAGAAACAAGCCTTTGCTTATCTTTCTAAAGTTTCCGGCCACAGCGCTCCCTTGCAAGATCTTGTGCGACACAATGGTGACACTATTCTTCACTGTGCTATCAGGAGAGAGTATTTCG ATTTGGCAGTGATAATAGTGCATTACTATGATTTCCTTAGCACACATAAGAATAAAGAGGGATTCACTCCTCTCAAACTCCTTGCAACCAGGCCGTCGGCTTTCAAAAGTGCTACCAAACTTTCATGGTGGAAGCGAATCCTGTACCACT GTATACTTGTAGAGCCACTGGATCCTGTGAAACAAATGAACGCGAATCTGGGAAAGATATTGGACAATCCCAAGTCTGATAAAGTGGATTATCCAAAGAACTATGCCACACTATATGATTTCTTTGCTCGATCGTTTAGTGTTATTGCTCTATTTG GAAAAATGCCCTCGACAAAGAATCAGCATGACTCAGAAAACCCGTCATTTAAAAAGTGTACCATTGAATTGGGAACTCCCCGGGTTGGACTTTTTCCTCCAAATTATGAAACCTCTCAACAATTTATTAGGTCTGCATATGTACATACTCTTGGCCTCTCAGGAGTGG AATTAAAGGAAATAAGAAAGACAAAGAAGAGGCATGTATGGAGTCGTCAACTCTTGAAGGCACTATTGAAAAGACCTTATGCATCATTTACAGGAAGTGGAGGTGTCCCAACCGATATGAAAGTTGAAACAGATATGTATAATGTTTATAGCCAATATAAACAAG GTGAAACCAGTGAGTTAGGATGGTTGGAAGGAGAAAATAAAACAGATGTTGATGACAAAAAGACTGTAGAACGAAGTCAGACCATGAAGAAGGAATCCGATCAACTAgctgaagaagaaaaaattgacAAAAAGGAGACAGCCTTTTTGGTTGCAGCAAGAAATGGCATAGTTGAAATGGTGAATGAAATGTTATATCGAATTCCAAGTGTCATCCATAACACTAACTCAAAGAAAGAAAATGTGTTGCTTGTGGCTGTGCTGAATAGGCAACCCCTTGTTGTTCAGTGTTTGAAAACGAAGATGCAGTCAAAACCAGAAGTTTGGAATAACTTAATTCTGACAGTAGATGAAGATGAGAGCACCATGTTACACTTGGCAGCATATGCTCCTGGCGGCGATAAACCTTGGCAGATAGCTGGTTCTGCCTTACAAATGGTGTGGGATATAAAGTGGTTTCAG TATATTAAAGGCCTTGTGCCACAACACTTTTCCTTTAGAAGTGACAAGAAGGGGAAAACCGCAGGGGACATCTTCGAGGAAACACATAAAGAACTGATAGAGGAAAGTGGAGAGTGGCTGAAGGATACGTCTGAATCTTGTTCTGTTGTGGCTGCACTTGTTGCTGGTGTTTCCTTCACTGCAGCCAACAGCATCCCTGGTGGCACCGACGACCAAGGTAGGCCTAATTTAGAAGGCAAGCCTGCATTCGATGTATTTGCCATTGCTTCGCTTGTTGGACTTTGTTTTTCCGTCACTGGTCTCATAATGTTCCTTACCATCCTCACTTCTCGAAAGCAAGCCAAAGATTTTCGCAGAGATTTGCCACTCAAACTTCTTCTTGGCTTGAGTTCTCTTTTCGTATCCATTGCTGCAATGATTGTTTCTTTCTGCACCGGCCATTTTTTTCTGCTTAGTCACGGATACAAGACGGTCCTATACCCCATTTATGCAGCCACTTTTTTTCCTGTCACATTCTATGCTGTGGCACAGTTTCCTCTATACTTTGATCTTCTAACAGCCATTTTAACTACGGTTCCACAATCAAGTGATAAAGGAGATAAGTTGTAG
- the LOC137826049 gene encoding uncharacterized protein: MDPGNFENSESFENSEEDLTNYSSDKLSDCVAEFTLEGKWDKVVDMYKRVPECHTAMINESVGTALHVAVDLDEEAVVYDLVNEITRDRHEEKIKALETVNDRGDTPLHVAASRGFTKICRWIIGTKEERIYLVSRKNKNGETPLFGAAINWKKQAFAYLSNVSGHSAPLQDLVRHNGDTILHCAIEREYFDLAVIIVHYYDFLSTHKNKEGLTPLTVLATRPSAFRSATKLSWWKRILYHCMLVEQVDPEKQMKKILEKMKKQPESEELNYPKNYVTLCDFFAIFRGLAAPIEKPSKKKRKIVFKAAEVGYFPPNYETSQHFLRSAYVHTLGLSGVALKEIRNTKKRHEWSGQLLKALLKRPYAAFTGSGGVPTDIQVEADMYNVYNQYKQGEASAANELRWLEKEEKEIQAIDKRSLSPSDTIKKESDKVAEKKIDKTETAFLVAARNGIVEMVNEILNRIPSVIHNTNSHKENVLLVAVMNRQPFVVENLKMKMQSKPEVWNNLALTVDENENTILHWAAYAPGGDKSPQIAGSALQMMWDIKWFQYIKSLVPQHFYFRSDNRGKTAGQIFEETHKSLIHESGNWLKETSESCSVVAALVAGVSFATASAIPGGTDEQGRPRLEGKPAFDIFAVASLVGLCFSVTGLIMFLTILTSRKQSKDFRRSLPFKVLLGLSSLFVSIAAMFVSFCSGHYFLLSHRFKMVLYPIYAATVLPVIFYAVAQFPLYFDLITAILATVPWTADKGAKL; encoded by the exons ATGGATCctggaaattttgaaaattctgAAAGTTTTGAAAATTCTGAGGAGGATTTGACGAACTATTCATCAGATAAATTGAGTGACTGTGTGGCAGAGTTCACATTGGAAGGGAAATGGGATAAGGTTGTGGACATGTACAAGCGTGTCCCAGAGTGTCACACGGCAATGATTAACGAATCCGTGGGCACTGCACTGCACGTGGCCGTGGATTTAGACGAAGAAGCTGTGGTTTATGACCTTGTGAATGAAATTACCAGAGACAGACATGAAGAGAAGATCAAGGCACTGGAAACGGTGAACGATCGAGGGGATACTCCTCTGCATGTAGCGGCTTCGAGGGGTTTCACAAAGATATGTAGGTGGATCATAGGAACGAAGGAGGAGAGGATTTACTTGGTGAGTCGAAAGAACAAAAATGGAGAGACACCTCTCTTTGGAGCTGCCATCAACTGGAAGAAACAAGCCTTTGCTTATCTTTCTAACGTTTCCGGCCACAGCGCTCCCTTGCAAGATCTTGTGCGTCACAATGGTGACACTATTCTTCACTGTGCTATCGAGAGAGAGTACTTTG ATTTGGCTGTCATAATAGTGCATTATTATGATTTCCTTAGCACACATAAGAATAAAGAGGGATTAACCCCTCTCACAGTCCTTGCTACTAGGCCCTCGGCCTTCAGAAGTGCTACCAAACTTTCATGGTGGAAGCGAATCCTCTACCACT GTATGCTTGTGGAACAAGTGGACCCTgaaaaacaaatgaagaaaattttggaaaagatgaagaagcaaccagaatctgaggaACTGAATTATCCAAAGAACTATGTCACATTATGTGACTTCTTTGCTATATTCAGAGGTCTTGCTGCTCCAATTG AAAAACCATCAAAGAAGAAGCGTAAAATCGTATTTAAAGCTGCCGAGGTTGGATATTTTCCACCAAATTATGAAACCAGTCAACACTTTTTAAGGTCTGCATATGTACATACTCTTGGGCTCTCAGGAGTAG CATTAAAGGAAATAAGGAACACGAAGAAGAGGCATGAATGGAGTGGTCAACTCTTGAAGGCACTATTGAAAAGACCTTATGCAGCATTCACAGGAAGTGGGGGTGTCCCAACTGATATTCAAGTTGAAGCAGATATGTATAATGTTTATAACCAGTATAAACAAG GTGAAGCTAGTGCAGCTAATGAATTGAGATGGttggaaaaggaagaaaaagaaatacaGGCTATAGACAAAAGATCTTTAAGCCCAAGTGACACAATTAAGAAAGAAAGTGATAAAGTGGCTGAGAAGAAAATTGACAAAACGGAGACAGCATTTCTGGTTGCAGCAAGAAATGGCATAGTTGAAATGGTGAATGAAATTTTAAACCGAATTCCAAGTGTCATCCATAACACTAATTCACATAAAGAGAATGTGTTGCTGGTGGCAGTGATGAACAGGCAACCCTTTGTTGTTGAGAATTTGAAAATGAAGATGCAGTCAAAACCAGAAGTTTGGAATAATTTAGCTCTGACAGTAGATGAAAATGAGAACACCATATTGCACTGGGCAGCATATGCTCCAGGGGGCGACAAGTCTCCACAGATAGCTGGTTCTGCCTTGCAAATGATGTGGGATATAAAGTGGTTTCAG TATATTAAAAGCCTTGTGCCACAACACTTTTACTTTAGAAGCGACAATCGGGGGAAAACTGCAGGGCAAATATTCGAGGAAACACATAAAAGCCTGATACATGAAAGTGGCAATTGGCTGAAGGAAACATCTGAATCTTGTTCTGTTGTGGCTGCACTTGTTGCTGGTGTTTCCTTTGCTACTGCCAGCGCCATCCCCGGTGGCACCGATGAACAAGGTAGGCCTCGTTTAGAAGGCAAGCCTGCATTCGATATATTTGCCGTTGCTTCACTTGTTGGACTTTGCTTCTCTGTCACTGGACTCATAATGTTCCTTACCATTCTCACTTCTCGAAAGCAATCCAAAGATTTTCGCAGATCTTTGCCATTCAAAGTTCTTCTAGGCCTGAGTTCTCTCTTTGTATCCATTGCTGCAATGTTTGTCTCTTTCTGCTCCGGTCATTATTTTCTGCTTAGTCACAGATTCAAGATGGTTCTATACCCCATTTATGCAGCCACTGTTTTACCAGTCATTTTCTATGCTGTGGCACAGTTTCCACTATACTTTGATCTTATCACGGCCATTCTAGCTACGGTGCCATGGACAGCtgataaaggagccaagttataG